A single region of the Legionella oakridgensis ATCC 33761 = DSM 21215 genome encodes:
- the tolR gene encoding protein TolR produces MMKKKGIRTRPIAEINVVPYIDVMLVLLVIFMITAPMLTQGVTVDLPKAASDTIKAAEREPIIVSVDRQGDYFLNISSTPDMPMAPQALMVRVAAELELARQSGKPINVLVKGDQGVPYGKVVIAMSLLKQAGAEQVGLITDSSELTQGDMA; encoded by the coding sequence ATGATGAAAAAGAAAGGCATACGTACTCGTCCAATTGCTGAAATTAATGTTGTTCCTTACATTGACGTCATGCTGGTTCTTTTGGTTATTTTTATGATCACAGCTCCCATGTTGACGCAAGGGGTCACCGTTGATTTACCTAAAGCAGCGAGTGACACAATTAAGGCGGCTGAACGTGAACCTATTATTGTGTCTGTCGATCGACAAGGCGATTATTTTTTGAATATTAGTTCAACCCCGGACATGCCAATGGCGCCGCAAGCCTTGATGGTGCGTGTTGCTGCCGAATTGGAGTTGGCACGTCAATCAGGAAAACCGATTAATGTTCTGGTTAAGGGTGATCAAGGAGTTCCTTACGGTAAAGTGGTTATTGCAATGAGTCTATTAAAACAAGCTGGCGCTGAACAGGTTGGGCTAATTACTGATTCTTCTGAATTAACTCAGGGGGATATGGCATGA
- the tolA gene encoding cell envelope integrity protein TolA produces the protein MMAEKSYRVAFAAAIMLHVLIVIFLVSEPSNKHPVLTLEAKNENHQIQQMEPQPQEQAIKAVSVDNQEVMETVNRLKSERLRQKQAEERRQRALMQQAEVARKRRVEEQQRLEKLKNEAAKLAKARQQQLVEEQKRLQQLAKQKQEEEQRLADMKKKQLQLQKQQEEEAAKLAELKKKKAEEEAREQKAREAQAKAEQERKRQAEIEQAARDAEKNARIAGEVDKYKALIINAISRQWILPENVDNQLSSKFRIRLAPNGAVLEVSLIRSSGDPILDRSAQSAIYKASPLPVPSDPDAFNMFRDISLTVRPENVRG, from the coding sequence ATGATGGCGGAGAAAAGTTATCGTGTGGCGTTTGCCGCTGCCATTATGTTGCATGTTTTGATTGTGATTTTTTTAGTATCAGAACCTAGCAATAAGCACCCTGTTTTAACGCTTGAGGCTAAAAATGAGAATCATCAAATCCAGCAAATGGAACCGCAACCTCAAGAACAGGCCATTAAAGCAGTGAGCGTTGATAATCAGGAAGTCATGGAAACGGTTAACCGTTTAAAGTCCGAACGCTTACGACAGAAACAGGCTGAAGAAAGAAGACAGCGGGCATTGATGCAACAGGCGGAAGTGGCTCGTAAACGTCGTGTTGAAGAACAGCAACGTCTGGAAAAATTAAAAAATGAAGCTGCCAAATTGGCTAAGGCGCGCCAACAGCAACTGGTTGAAGAACAAAAACGCTTGCAACAATTAGCAAAACAAAAGCAAGAAGAAGAGCAACGTCTGGCTGACATGAAAAAGAAACAGCTCCAGCTGCAAAAACAGCAGGAAGAAGAAGCAGCTAAACTGGCTGAATTGAAAAAGAAAAAAGCAGAGGAAGAAGCCCGGGAGCAAAAGGCGCGTGAAGCGCAAGCCAAAGCCGAGCAAGAAAGAAAAAGACAGGCTGAGATAGAACAAGCAGCACGAGATGCGGAAAAAAATGCCCGGATTGCCGGAGAGGTGGATAAATATAAGGCATTAATCATTAATGCCATTAGTCGTCAATGGATATTGCCTGAGAATGTCGATAACCAATTATCCAGCAAGTTCCGTATTCGACTTGCTCCCAATGGTGCTGTTCTTGAAGTTAGTCTGATTCGCAGTAGCGGGGATCCTATTCTTGACCGCTCAGCCCAGTCAGCCATTTATAAAGCATCTCCACTGCCCGTGCCAAGTGATCCGGATGCATTTAATATGTTTCGTGATATAAGTTTAACCGTACGTCCCGAAAACGTCAGGGGGTAA